A genomic stretch from Acropora palmata chromosome 13, jaAcrPala1.3, whole genome shotgun sequence includes:
- the LOC141863773 gene encoding uncharacterized protein LOC141863773, whose product MTFSPKRLPDETTRGFYVLIAGESLPLKRIKGGDLSALPHSAGGKEKFLRSGSLADESKSLKESLNTAETTQDHKVEVDSKRSHYEEHQLNEKSKNNFDEQLDYERSPGKKNNEGAELTSGSSNGKGEGNGEQPPEKFVTNWNSREENENEEEPLGNNEGDFGNSWDADEENDVYEQAIKDRRVYHTRPIGDENEMEEHPEESNDEEKVGNNWPVGEENDIDEKLEGNNEEELGDSWDENEIHEQPEGNSEEEFGNSWAASEENEIDEQPEGNSELEFGNSLAVGEENEIEEQPEGKDEEEFGNGLDVGEENEIHEQPEGKDEEKFGHGLDVGEENEIEEQPEEKDEEEFGNGLDVGEENEIHEQPEGKNEEEFGHSLDVGEENEIHEQPEGKNEEEFGHGLDVGEENEIEEQPEGNDEEEFHNSWAVDQEDEIDEQPEGKDEEEFGNGLDDIGEQNEIHELPQGNDEEEFGNSWAVGEENEIEEQPEGKDEEEFGHGLDDIGEENEIHELPQGNDEEEFGNSWAVDEEDKIDEQPEGKNEEEFGNGLDVGEENEIEEQPQGNDDEEFGNSWAVGEENEIDEQPERKDEEEFGNGLDDIGEENEIHELPQGNDEEEFGNSWAVGEENEIEEQPEVKDEEEFGNGLDDVGEENEIHELPQGNDEEELGNSWAVDEEDKIDEQPEGKDEEEFGHGLDVGEENEIDEQPEGNSEEEFGNSWAVDEEDEIDEQPEGKDEEEFGNGLDDVGEENEIHELPQGNDEEEFGNSWAVGEENKIDEQPEGKDEEEFGNGLDDVGEENEIHEQPQGNDEEEFGNSWAVDEEDKIDEQPEGKDEEEFGSGLDIGEENEIDEQPEGNSEEEFGNSWAVDEQDEIDEQPEGKDEEEFGNGLDDVGEENEIHELPQGNDEEEFGNSWAVDEEDKIDEQPEGKDEEEFGNGLDDVGEENEIHEQPEGNSQRQFGNNWPVGEENEIDEQPEGKDEEEFGHGLDVGEENEIHELLQGNDEEEFGNSWAVDEEDKIDEQPEGKDEEEFGNGLDIGEENEIDEQPEGNSEEEFGNSWAVDEEDEIDEQPEGNDEEEFGNGLEVGEKKVIDEEPEGNHEEEFVNSWEEKEMEEQPEESNDEEEFGNNMAVGEENEIDEQPEGENGEQFHNIWPTGDENEVEKQAEGKNDKEFVNNWNGGEENEGDEQRDGNDDEEFDTTWNDDKETQIDEQLEENEEDDRTTGWTADTESDTEEQPENVDGGHNVGERVIPGNYFNKPTPSNQ is encoded by the coding sequence ATGACATTTTCCCCAAAACGATTACCAGATGAAACAACCCGTGGTTTCTATGTTCTAATTGCAGGTGAATCCttgcctttgaaaagaatCAAAGGAGGGGATTTATCAGCTTTGCCGCATTCTGCGGGCGGCAAGGAAAAGTTTTTGCGATCTGGCTCCTTAGCCGACGAGAGTAAATCTCTCAAAGAATCACTTAACACCGCTGAAACAACTCAAGATCATAAGGTGGAAGTTGATAGTAAAAGGAGCCATTATGAGGAACATCAGTTAAATGAAAAGtcaaaaaacaactttgacGAACAACTGGACTATGAAAGGAGTCCAGGTAAGAAGAACAACGAAGGAGCGGAGTTAACTTCTGGCTCCAGTAATGGAAAAGGTGAAGGGAATGGTGAACAACCTCCAGAAAAGTTTGTTACAAATTGGAATTCTCGTGAGGAAAACGAGAATGAAGAAGAACCTCTAGGTAACAACGAGGGAGATTTTGGTAACAGCTGGGATGCTGACGAGGAAAACGATGTATATGAACAGGCTATCAAAGATCGGAGAGTCTATCACACCAGGCCTATTGGCGACGAAAACGAGATGGAAGAACACCCAGAGGAGAGCAATGATGAGGAAAAAGTCGGTAATAATTGGCCTGTTGGCGAGGAAAACGATATTGATGAAAAGCTAGAAGGGAACAACGAGGAGGAACTTGGGGACAGTTGGGATGAAAACGAGATTCATGAACAGCCAGAAGGGAATAGTGAGGAGGAATTCGGTAATAGTTGGGCTGCTAGCGAGGAAAACGAGATTGATGAACAGCCAGAAGGGAACAGTGAACTGGAATTCGGTAATAGTTTGGCTGTTGGCGAGGAAAACGAGATTGAGGAACAGCCAGAAGGGAAAGATGAAGAGGAATTCGGTAATGGTTTGGATGTTGGCGAGGAAAACGAGATTCATGAACAGCCAGAAGGAAAAGATGAAGAGAAATTCGGTCATGGTTTGGATGTTGGCGAGGAAAACGAGATTGAGGAACAGCCAGAAGAGAAAGATGAAGAGGAATTCGGTAATGGTTTGGATGTTGGCGAGGAAAACGAGATTCATGAACAGCCAGAAGGGAAAAATGAAGAGGAATTCGGTCATAGTTTGGATGTTGGCGAGGAAAACGAGATTCATGAACAGCCAGAAGGGAAAAATGAAGAGGAATTCGGTCATGGTTTGGATGTTGGCGAGGAAAACGAGATTGAAGAACAGCCAGAAGGGAACGATGAGGAGGAATTCCACAATAGTTGGGCTGTTGACCAGGAAGACGAGATTGATGAACAGCCAGAAGGAAAAGATGAAGAGGAATTCGGTAATGGTTTGGATGATATTGGCGAGCAAAACGAGATTCATGAACTGCCACAAGGGAACGATGAGGAGGAATTCGGTAATAGTTGGGCTGTTGGCGAGGAAAACGAGATTGAGGAACAGCCAGAAGGAAAAGATGAAGAGGAATTCGGTCATGGTTTGGATGATATTGGCGAGGAAAACGAGATTCATGAACTGCCACAAGGGAACGATGAGGAGGAATTCGGTAATAGTTGGGCTGTTGACGAGGAAGACAAGATTGATGAACAGCCAGAAGGGAAAAATGAAGAGGAATTCGGTAATGGTTTGGATGTTGGCGAGGAAAACGAGATTGAGGAACAGCCACAAGGGAACGATGACGAGGAATTCGGTAATAGTTGGGCTGTTGGCGAGGAAAACGAGATTGATGAACAGCCAGAAAGGAAAGATGAAGAGGAATTCGGTAATGGTTTGGATGATATTGGCGAGGAAAACGAGATTCATGAACTGCCACAAGGGAACGATGAGGAGGAATTCGGTAATAGTTGGGCTGTTGGCGAAGAAAACGAGATTGAAGAACAGCCAGAAGTAAAAGATGAAGAGGAATTCGGTAATGGTTTGGATGATGTTGGCGAGGAAAACGAGATCCATGAACTGCCACAAGGGAACGATGAGGAGGAACTCGGTAATAGTTGGGCTGTTGACGAGGAAGACAAGATTGATGAACAGCCAGAAGGGAAAGATGAAGAGGAATTCGGTCATGGTTTGGATGTTGGCGAGGAAAACGAGATTGATGAACAGCCAGAAGGGAACAGTGAGGAGGAATTCGGTAATAGTTGGGCTGTTGACGAGGAAGACGAGATTGATGAACAACCAGAAGGAAAAGATGAAGAGGAATTCGGTAATGGTTTGGATGATGTTGGCGAGGAAAACGAGATTCATGAACTGCCACAAGGGAACGATGAGGAGGAATTCGGTAATAGTTGGGCTGTTGGCGAGGAAAACAAGATTGATGAACAGCCAGAAGGGAAAGATGAAGAGGAATTCGGTAATGGTTTGGATGATGTTGGCGAGGAAAACGAGATTCATGAACAGCCACAAGGGAACGATGAGGAGGAATTCGGTAATAGTTGGGCTGTTGACGAGGAAGACAAGATTGATGAACAGCCAGAAGGGAAAGATGAAGAGGAATTCGGTAGTGGTTTGGATATTGGCGAGGAAAACGAGATTGATGAACAGCCAGAAGGGAACAGTGAGGAGGAATTCGGTAATAGTTGGGCTGTTGACGAGCAAGACGAGATTGATGAACAACCAGAAGGAAAAGATGAAGAGGAATTCGGTAATGGTTTGGATGATGTTGGCGAGGAAAACGAGATTCATGAACTGCCACAAGGGAACGATGAGGAGGAATTCGGTAATAGTTGGGCTGTTGACGAGGAAGACAAGATTGATGAACAGCCAGAAGGGAAAGATGAAGAGGAATTCGGTAATGGTTTGGATGATGTTGGCGAGGAAAACGAGATTCATGAACAGCCAGAAGGGAACAGTCAACGGCAATTCGGTAATAATTGGCCTGTTGGCGAGGAAAACGAGATTGATGAACAGCCAGAAGGAAAAGATGAAGAGGAATTCGGTCATGGTTTGGATGTTGGCGAGGAAAACGAGATTCATGAACTGCTACAAGGGAACGATGAGGAGGAATTCGGTAATAGTTGGGCTGTTGACGAGGAAGACAAGATTGATGAACAGCCAGAAGGGAAAGATGAAGAGGAATTCGGTAATGGTTTGGATATTGGCGAGGAAAACGAGATTGATGAACAGCCAGAAGGGAACAGTGAGGAGGAATTCGGTAATAGTTGGGCTGTTGACGAGGAAGACGAGATTGATGAACAGCCAGAAGGGAACGATGAGGAGGAATTCGGTAATGGTTTGGAAGTTGGCGAGAAAAAGGTGATTGATGAAGAACCAGAAGGGAACCATGAGGAGGAGTTCGTGAACAGTTGGGAGGAAAAGGAGATGGAAGAACAGCCAGAGGAGAGCAATGATGAGGAAGAATTCGGTAACAATATGGCTGTTGGCGAGGAAAACGAGATAGATGAACAGCCAGAGGGAGAGAATGGCGAGCAATTCCATAACATTTGGCCTACTGGTGACGAAAACGAGGTTGAAAAACAGGCAGAGGGGAAAAATGATAAGGAATTTGTCAACAACTGGAATGGTGGCGAGGAAAACGAGGGTGATGAACAGCGAGATGGGAACGATGATGAGGAATTCGATACCACCTGGAATGATGATAAGGAAACCCAGATAGATGAACAGCTTGAGGAGAATGAAGAGGATGACAGAACCACCGGCTGGACTGCCGACACGGAAAGCGATACGGAGGAACAACCCGAGAATGTCGATGGTGGACATAATGTTGGGGAGAGAGTAATCCCAGGTAATTACTTCAACAAACCAACACCTAGTAACCAATAA